Proteins found in one Thermaerobacter subterraneus DSM 13965 genomic segment:
- a CDS encoding sensor histidine kinase — protein sequence MRWIYAIHNRLNIFQKVLIANAVLLVATGIGAAALAAHVRQLPLVQRWLQDQALTVVILAFLTAGLVVSLGINWVILRVAFLPLFRLREIMDDVRAGQFHARAPAIVGDPDVAAMGAIFNEMLDRLDEYRRATASQVLRALEEERKRIARELHDQTSQVLTSLLIHLDLLKERLGGDAPEDVQRKLAFIRQLTSDTLEEIRRLTFDLRPTILDDLGLVPAVRWYVQNVLEPAGIEVELSASGFNGRLRDEIETALFRIVQEALTNILKHSRATRAQVMLRREPGGVSAEIRDNGVGFNPRQMIPGAGPDPGRGLGLFGMRERAALVGGRIELHSRPGQGTWLRVWIPLEGPPGHPGGEAAAPGEGAGTRPVGAPDAPGAPGSLAGPAAPVTVAGSGGGEDAREEAAMDHV from the coding sequence ATGCGCTGGATTTACGCCATCCACAATCGCTTGAACATTTTCCAGAAGGTCCTGATCGCCAACGCGGTCCTGCTGGTGGCCACGGGGATCGGGGCGGCGGCGCTGGCGGCCCATGTGCGGCAGCTGCCGCTGGTCCAGCGGTGGCTGCAGGACCAGGCGCTGACCGTGGTGATCCTGGCTTTCCTCACCGCCGGGCTGGTGGTGAGCCTGGGGATCAACTGGGTCATCCTGCGGGTGGCCTTCCTGCCCCTGTTCCGGCTGCGGGAGATCATGGACGACGTGCGGGCCGGCCAGTTCCACGCCCGGGCGCCGGCCATCGTGGGGGACCCGGACGTGGCGGCCATGGGCGCCATCTTCAACGAGATGCTGGACCGGCTGGACGAATACCGCCGGGCCACGGCCTCCCAGGTGCTGCGGGCCCTTGAAGAGGAGCGCAAGCGCATCGCCCGCGAGCTGCATGACCAGACCAGCCAGGTGCTGACCTCCCTGCTCATCCACCTGGACCTCTTGAAGGAGCGGCTGGGCGGCGACGCCCCCGAGGACGTCCAGCGCAAGCTGGCCTTCATCCGCCAGCTGACCAGCGACACGCTGGAGGAGATCCGCCGCCTCACCTTTGATCTGCGCCCGACCATCCTGGACGACCTGGGGTTGGTCCCCGCGGTGCGATGGTACGTCCAGAACGTGCTGGAGCCGGCCGGCATCGAGGTCGAACTCAGCGCCAGCGGTTTCAACGGCCGGTTGCGGGACGAGATCGAGACGGCCCTCTTCCGCATCGTCCAGGAAGCCCTGACCAACATCCTCAAGCATTCCCGCGCGACCCGGGCCCAGGTCATGCTGCGGCGGGAACCCGGTGGCGTGTCGGCGGAGATCCGGGACAACGGGGTCGGGTTCAATCCCCGCCAGATGATTCCCGGCGCGGGTCCCGATCCGGGACGTGGCCTGGGGCTCTTCGGTATGCGGGAGCGGGCCGCCCTGGTGGGCGGCCGGATCGAACTGCATTCCCGGCCGGGACAGGGCACCTGGCTGCGGGTCTGGATACCCCTGGAAGGCCCGCCGGGCCACCCGGGCGGGGAGGCCGCGGCCCCGGGGGAGGGGGCCGGGACGCGCCCCGTCGGAGCGCCGGATGCACCCGGGGCGCCGGGTTCCCTCGCGGGGCCGGCGGCACCCGTGACCGTCGCCGGCAGTGGCGGCGGGGAAGATGCCCGGGAGGAGGCGGCCATGGACCATGTCTGA
- a CDS encoding DinB family protein encodes MPVHTLEDLQSYLDQSRRKVLRLAVQVPRPLWHQRPAPDRWSVLDNLEHLVLTERFCGDLLERMLERARREGRMSRGLPVQWVDARPVMLDAEGKTYSAPVWAEPRGRWHDEEVAEELAASRRRLEAILPDLPRYDVERVIEPHPLYGWPFNAAQWIHFVGLHENVHARQLERIARHWVQQGAMEPLPQDPR; translated from the coding sequence ATGCCGGTGCACACCCTGGAGGATCTGCAAAGCTACCTGGACCAATCCCGGCGCAAGGTGCTGCGCCTGGCCGTGCAGGTGCCGCGACCCCTGTGGCACCAGCGCCCGGCCCCCGATCGCTGGTCGGTGCTGGACAACCTGGAACACCTGGTGTTGACCGAGCGGTTTTGCGGGGATCTTCTGGAGCGCATGCTGGAGAGGGCCCGGCGCGAGGGCCGGATGAGCCGCGGCCTGCCCGTCCAGTGGGTCGATGCCCGCCCCGTCATGCTGGACGCCGAGGGCAAGACCTACAGCGCGCCCGTGTGGGCAGAACCCCGGGGCCGCTGGCACGACGAGGAGGTGGCGGAGGAGCTGGCGGCCAGCCGCCGGCGCCTCGAAGCCATTCTCCCTGACCTGCCGCGGTACGACGTGGAGCGGGTGATCGAGCCGCACCCTCTCTACGGCTGGCCCTTCAACGCCGCCCAGTGGATCCACTTCGTGGGCTTGCACGAGAACGTCCACGCCCGCCAGCTGGAACGCATCGCCCGCCACTGGGTCCAGCAGGGTGCCATGGAACCCTTGCCGCAGGACCCCCGCTGA
- a CDS encoding response regulator, translating to MSEFAGRTGPGGAGDAAGRRADPAGGAGAASGAGGREPGGPEAGAGREVQRPIRVLVCDDHAILRDGIRTLLEAHPDIAVVGEAADGREAVELARRLQPDVVLLDIGMPGMNGIEATRAILKQRPETRVLILSMHDNEEYIFPILEAGAAGYVLKRSAATELVSALRAVVQGHTILHPDVAAKVVSGAARRQKGEGAGEGAPRRVDGLTERETEVLTLIAQGLTNQEIADRLFISIKTVQAHRSNIMEKLDLHDAVELTKYAIRHGLISLDD from the coding sequence ATGTCTGAGTTCGCAGGACGGACCGGCCCCGGCGGCGCGGGCGACGCCGCCGGCCGCCGGGCGGACCCGGCAGGGGGGGCGGGCGCGGCGAGCGGGGCAGGCGGCCGGGAGCCGGGGGGGCCGGAAGCTGGCGCGGGCCGCGAGGTCCAGCGGCCCATCCGGGTGCTGGTCTGCGACGACCACGCCATCCTGCGGGACGGCATTCGGACCCTGCTGGAAGCCCACCCCGACATCGCCGTGGTGGGGGAGGCGGCCGACGGCCGCGAGGCGGTGGAACTGGCGCGGCGGCTGCAGCCTGACGTGGTGCTGCTGGACATCGGGATGCCGGGGATGAACGGCATCGAGGCGACCCGGGCGATCCTCAAGCAGCGCCCCGAAACCCGCGTGCTGATCCTCTCCATGCACGACAACGAGGAGTACATCTTCCCCATCCTGGAAGCGGGGGCGGCGGGCTACGTGCTGAAGCGCTCCGCGGCCACGGAACTGGTGTCGGCCCTGCGGGCGGTGGTGCAGGGGCACACCATCCTGCATCCCGATGTGGCGGCCAAGGTGGTGAGCGGCGCCGCCCGGCGCCAGAAGGGGGAGGGGGCCGGCGAGGGGGCGCCCCGCCGGGTGGACGGCCTCACGGAGCGGGAGACCGAGGTGCTGACCCTGATCGCCCAGGGGCTGACCAACCAGGAGATCGCCGACCGCCTGTTCATCAGCATCAAGACGGTCCAGGCGCACCGCTCCAACATCATGGAGAAGCTGGACCTGCATGACGCCGTGGAACTCACCAAGTACGCCATCCGCCACGGCCTGATCTCCCTGGACGACTGA
- a CDS encoding alpha/beta-type small acid-soluble spore protein, with amino-acid sequence MAQGQQRNRALFRGAEQALDRFKYEVAQELGIQVPQDGYWGDMPTRLTGAVGGHMVRRMIALAEQQLAQQGTLPPVSQQIPGQQTR; translated from the coding sequence ATGGCCCAGGGTCAGCAGCGGAACCGCGCCCTCTTCCGCGGTGCGGAGCAGGCGCTGGACCGCTTCAAGTATGAGGTGGCGCAGGAGCTGGGGATCCAGGTCCCGCAGGACGGTTACTGGGGTGACATGCCCACCCGCCTGACCGGTGCCGTGGGCGGTCACATGGTGCGGCGCATGATCGCGCTGGCGGAGCAGCAGCTGGCGCAGCAGGGCACGCTGCCGCCGGTGAGCCAGCAGATCCCCGGCCAGCAGACCCGGTAA
- a CDS encoding 2-oxoacid:ferredoxin oxidoreductase subunit beta has product MATVIRTPKDYRTNAAPWWCPGCGDFGVLRALQEAAAKLNLAPENVVLVAGIGCSGKIGDYFRSYSVHTVHGRTMPVAMGIKLANRDLTVIAAGGDGDGYGIGLNHFIHAVRRNIDITYIVMDNHIYGLTKGQFSPTSAQGFKTTSSPAGTADRPIKPLQLALSAGVTYLAQAFSSHPDHMAEIIAEAIQHKGFSLVNCISPCVTYNKVNTYDFYKENLVNLDEDPDYDPRNYDLAVETVRKYDELVIGRIYIDDSQPSYQDLLPGYAEEPLVKARLEYEPEHWQAILKEFA; this is encoded by the coding sequence ATGGCGACGGTGATCCGCACGCCCAAGGACTACCGGACGAACGCGGCGCCCTGGTGGTGCCCCGGCTGCGGCGACTTCGGCGTGCTGCGCGCGCTGCAGGAGGCGGCCGCCAAGCTCAACCTGGCGCCGGAGAACGTGGTCCTGGTGGCCGGCATCGGCTGCTCGGGCAAGATCGGCGACTATTTCCGGTCGTACAGCGTGCACACCGTCCACGGCCGCACCATGCCCGTGGCGATGGGCATCAAGCTGGCCAACCGGGACCTCACGGTGATCGCCGCGGGCGGCGACGGCGACGGCTACGGCATCGGCCTGAACCACTTCATCCACGCGGTGCGCCGGAACATCGACATCACCTACATCGTGATGGACAACCACATCTACGGGCTGACCAAGGGCCAGTTCTCGCCCACCAGCGCCCAGGGCTTCAAGACCACCTCGTCGCCCGCGGGCACGGCGGACCGGCCCATCAAGCCCCTGCAGCTGGCCCTCTCGGCCGGGGTCACCTATCTGGCCCAGGCCTTCTCGTCCCATCCCGACCACATGGCCGAGATCATCGCCGAGGCCATCCAGCACAAGGGCTTCTCGCTGGTGAACTGCATCAGCCCGTGCGTGACCTACAACAAGGTCAACACCTACGACTTCTACAAGGAGAACCTGGTCAACCTGGACGAGGATCCGGACTACGACCCGCGCAACTACGACCTGGCCGTGGAGACGGTGCGCAAGTACGACGAGCTGGTCATCGGCCGGATCTACATCGACGACAGCCAGCCCTCGTACCAGGACCTTTTGCCGGGCTACGCGGAAGAGCCCCTGGTCAAGGCCCGGCTGGAATACGAGCCCGAGCACTGGCAGGCGATCCTCAAGGAGTTCGCCTGA
- the yjjX gene encoding inosine/xanthosine triphosphatase — MEEALVPRRVAVGSTNPTKVEAVRRVITAAWPGAEVTGHQVPSGVPDQPLGAAQTEAGARQRARLALEWAGGVADLGIGLEGGVDPAGFLLSACCARDRKGRESVAWSLRMPLPPVVVRAVLHGEELGPLLERLGGVAGIGRGPGAVGLFTRGLVDRTQLWQMAVAGALAPWLTPQWDWFSSPAG; from the coding sequence GTGGAGGAGGCGCTGGTGCCACGCCGGGTGGCCGTGGGTTCGACCAACCCCACCAAGGTGGAGGCCGTGCGCCGGGTGATCACCGCCGCCTGGCCGGGCGCGGAGGTGACGGGCCACCAGGTGCCCAGCGGGGTGCCGGACCAGCCGCTGGGAGCCGCCCAGACGGAGGCGGGAGCGCGGCAGCGGGCCCGCCTGGCCCTGGAGTGGGCGGGCGGGGTGGCGGATCTGGGGATCGGCTTGGAGGGTGGGGTTGATCCTGCCGGGTTCCTCCTCAGCGCCTGCTGCGCCCGCGACCGGAAGGGCCGGGAAAGCGTGGCCTGGAGCCTGCGGATGCCCCTGCCGCCGGTGGTGGTGCGGGCCGTCCTCCACGGGGAGGAACTGGGCCCGTTGCTGGAGCGCCTGGGCGGCGTGGCCGGCATCGGGCGTGGCCCCGGAGCCGTGGGCCTGTTCACCCGGGGGCTGGTCGACCGCACCCAGCTCTGGCAAATGGCCGTGGCCGGCGCTCTGGCGCCCTGGCTCACGCCCCAGTGGGACTGGTTCTCGTCCCCGGCCGGATGA
- a CDS encoding 2-oxoacid:acceptor oxidoreductase subunit alpha has translation MSNELTWVVGGQQGEGIDTTGEILASALNRLGYYIYGYRTFGSRIKGGHTNYRIRIAQRPVYGIAPQIDVLIAFDQDSINRLAGEMAPGGVVVFNGKGGRGKLPPGVEGVRLIEVPMLDLARELGNPIMKNMVGVGVSAALLGLAPEDIEPIIDERFAGKGGKLVEANKTALRRGYDAALQALGEADGHLHLAPADGRRRYLMTGDEAAAFGALVAGCRLVAAYPITPASEIMHWLVKKLPQYGGVVVQSEDEIAAISTVIGAGYAGVRALTSTSGPGFSLMQEALGYAGMIEAPCVIVNVQRAGPSTGMPTKHEQSDLFEMVMGSHGDLPRIVLAPVTIEDCFYGAVDAFNLADRYQTPVILALDLALGLAKQTVEGIDFERVRIDRGAVALPDDLNWEGGDFKRYRFTDTGISPRSLPGMPGGLHLATGLEHDETGHITEDRGNRVRMMQKRLRKFTQVDGVEAVRYEGPEQPEVLLVGWGASYGALREAREILTERGVATGHAHIRLLAPFPVGPVAELLARARHVFVAENNAQGQLAALMRQHIDSADKARLRTVNKYDGTLFLPAEIVEPVLAAVSPMAASAKEVG, from the coding sequence GTGAGCAATGAGCTCACCTGGGTGGTAGGCGGCCAGCAGGGCGAGGGGATCGATACGACGGGTGAGATCCTGGCGTCGGCGCTGAACCGCCTTGGCTATTATATCTACGGTTATCGGACCTTCGGGTCCCGGATCAAAGGCGGGCATACGAACTACCGGATCCGTATCGCGCAGCGGCCGGTCTACGGCATTGCACCCCAGATCGACGTCCTCATCGCGTTCGATCAGGACAGCATCAACCGCCTCGCCGGCGAGATGGCCCCGGGAGGCGTCGTTGTTTTTAACGGCAAGGGCGGCCGGGGCAAGCTGCCACCCGGTGTGGAGGGCGTCCGGCTGATCGAGGTCCCCATGCTCGACCTGGCCCGCGAGCTGGGCAACCCGATCATGAAGAACATGGTCGGCGTCGGCGTCTCCGCCGCGCTGCTGGGGCTGGCCCCGGAAGACATCGAGCCCATCATCGACGAGCGCTTCGCCGGGAAGGGCGGCAAGCTGGTGGAGGCCAACAAGACCGCCCTGCGCCGGGGTTATGATGCGGCCCTGCAAGCCCTGGGCGAGGCGGACGGCCACCTGCACCTGGCCCCGGCCGACGGCCGGCGCCGCTACCTGATGACCGGCGACGAGGCGGCAGCCTTCGGCGCGCTGGTGGCGGGCTGCCGTCTGGTGGCGGCCTATCCCATCACCCCGGCCTCCGAGATCATGCACTGGCTGGTCAAGAAGCTGCCCCAGTACGGCGGCGTGGTGGTCCAGTCCGAGGACGAGATCGCCGCCATCAGCACCGTCATCGGCGCCGGTTACGCCGGCGTGCGCGCCCTGACGTCCACCTCGGGCCCGGGCTTCTCCCTGATGCAGGAAGCCCTGGGCTACGCGGGGATGATCGAGGCGCCTTGCGTCATCGTCAACGTGCAGCGCGCCGGTCCCAGCACGGGCATGCCCACCAAGCACGAGCAGTCCGACCTGTTCGAGATGGTGATGGGTTCCCACGGCGACCTGCCGCGCATCGTCCTGGCGCCGGTGACCATCGAAGACTGCTTCTACGGCGCCGTGGACGCCTTCAACCTGGCGGACCGCTACCAGACGCCGGTGATCCTGGCCCTGGACCTGGCCCTGGGCCTGGCGAAGCAGACGGTGGAAGGCATCGACTTCGAGAGGGTGCGCATCGACCGCGGCGCCGTGGCGCTGCCCGACGACCTGAACTGGGAAGGCGGCGACTTCAAGCGCTACCGGTTCACGGACACCGGGATCTCGCCCCGCTCCCTGCCGGGCATGCCGGGCGGCCTGCACCTGGCCACGGGCCTGGAGCACGACGAAACGGGTCACATCACCGAGGACCGCGGCAACCGCGTCCGCATGATGCAGAAGCGGCTGCGCAAGTTCACCCAGGTGGACGGGGTGGAGGCGGTGCGCTACGAGGGCCCCGAGCAGCCCGAGGTGCTGCTGGTCGGCTGGGGAGCCAGCTACGGCGCCCTGCGGGAAGCCCGGGAGATCCTGACGGAGCGCGGCGTCGCCACGGGCCACGCCCACATCCGGCTGCTGGCCCCCTTCCCCGTGGGGCCGGTGGCCGAACTGCTTGCCCGCGCCAGGCACGTGTTCGTGGCCGAGAACAACGCCCAGGGCCAGCTGGCGGCCCTGATGCGCCAGCACATTGACAGCGCCGACAAGGCGCGCCTGCGGACCGTGAACAAGTACGACGGGACCCTGTTCCTGCCGGCGGAGATCGTGGAGCCGGTGCTGGCCGCGGTGTCGCCCATGGCGGCGTCGGCCAAGGAGGTTGGATGA